From Anopheles coluzzii chromosome 3, AcolN3, whole genome shotgun sequence, the proteins below share one genomic window:
- the LOC120957225 gene encoding protein sax-3-like: MVAMPAGCITRSPAGPGCWRVAAALLIISCLYNPAAVEAQQRPKITEHPKDAVAAKDEPLTLNCKATGRPPPEFIWYQNGVPLSPSDRRVILPEGSLFFLRVTQNKREQDAGVYHCEARNSAGVAISENATLQIAVMRDDFRLLPKDTVALVGGPVVLNCTPPRGIPEPSVLWIKDGKILDINGKHHSLVDSGSLLISEIQPNDTGKYECSAQSMAGTKTSPPAYLKVLAPPTIVKSPHDTEVLEGEGFDLPCGLTGDPKPIVTWRKESGRLPEGRSRKLLDNTLRIEDARQEDEGKYFCEGHNEGGNVTISVYLYVYEAPTFMEAPVDMTVREGEPLVLPCRAKGRPAVRIFWDRIDRKHVDNNELHQAQRDETEQGDGGRKKRAVGWGYPEGFAFAPEVASFVANGSGDGGMRRGNWSIKIEPVSERQLLRQYPARASAYRADASDRNRLLLRSRRDTGGPEDNQHSEGTVSPDGSTGTSIASTAHPHSSSDIVFEENGSLSFRQILKGDEGWYACAAINEAGSIVKKIHIKVMADGEAPGRDSGSLEYEQNRWANQQFIVLNNVFTVSATSIGITWDVTDSTSRMQLRMYYRVATKPVDYYLYNSTFSSVLTTSNLKELTLTGLRPYSEYEIFASIPEGLDGSVSNIRRGRTLDGPPTAPPVDVRVGVINTTAAFVRWSPPPVHLLNGELTGYKIQIKSNATNKVLGQMSLNSSTQSVVINSLTPGAMYIARVASLTAGGIGPYSSPTPLHMDPQNIVRSDPTPSYWTASWMSGTAIVVLCVGLISAAVFAIFWTVRKKQSVKASYPGPSVTTIIPDKQHTLWLHGNTLVKAPSHSLDPPSTSEYAELTNNTMQSQTMGKMMMGGGSIPPEPYATVTLQRGGMMTLGGLGGPNGGGMGPTLSEESCLKCSNGNSPTSSNEYNAPMREPINISDVLPPPPDHPYGTYRPPNNMTIRTNPAALSPQMMRKNGNGGNQGSQGQPRWDTLPPPIPSFPQNWIRPHPHQQQQQQHHHPDMYNNVNGTENDYESGSVLYEQCYRTGPPSSGGASAGGGSAMTDPMLIGGNIEFFSQAGEPTEEFYRNVNQEFSDDMGFEPASPPAPCPESVPFNGGKYLASSSSESPMMTARRHNQGGRGGYAGHHMQMQHQQQLQHQQQMQQQHHQQQQQQQQQLHGQNSVEHSSDDSDCDCGNGSNEGRWVPRTKPRSRSRSKSTDRKYNRNLIR; this comes from the exons CACAACAGAGGCCCAAAATTACGGAACACCCGAAAGATGCGGTCGCGGCGAAAGATGAACCGCTCACACTGAACTGCAAAGCGACGGGAAGGCCACCGCCCGAGTTTATCTGGTACCAGAACGGGGTCCCGCTGTCACCGTCCGATCGGCGTGTAATCCTGCCAGAAGGGTCACTCTTCTTCCTGAG AGTGACGCAAAACAAGCGTGAACAAGATGCGGGCGTCTATCACTGCGAGGCACGGAACTCGGCCGGTGTGGCCATCAGTGAGAATGCAACGCTCCAGATTGCAG TGATGCGGGACGATTTTCGGCTGCTGCCGAAGGATACGGTCGCGCTGGTCGGTGGTCCTGTGGTGCTGAACTGCACGCCACCGCGCGGCATCCCCGAACCGTCCGTGCTGTGGATCAAGGATGGCAAAATACTGGACATCAACGGCAAGCACCACTCGCTGGTCGATTCGGGCAGTTTGCTCATCTCGGAAATTCAACCGAACGACACGGGCAAGTACGAATGCTCGGCGCAGAGCATGGCCGGTACGAAGACGAGTCCGCCGGCGTATCTGAAGGTGCTGGCGCCGCCCACCATCGTCAAAAGTCCGCACGATACGGAGGTGCTCGAGGGGGAAGGGTTTGATTTGCCCTGTGGGCTAACGGGCGATCCGAAGCCGATCGTTACGTGGCGCAAGGAGAGTGGCCGCCTGCCGGAGGGGCGCTCCCGGAAGCTGTTGGACAATACGCTTCGCATTGAGGACGCGCGGCAGGAGGACGAGGGCAAATACTTCTGCGAGGGCCACAACGAAGGTGGCAACGTGACGATATCGGTGTATCTATACGTGTACGAAGCGCCCACGTTTATGGAAGCGCCGGTCGATATGACGGTGCGGGAGGGCGAACCGCTGGTGCTACCGTGTCGGGCGAAGGGACGGCCCGCGGTGCGGATATTCTGGGATCGTATCGACCGCAAGCACGTGGACAATAATGAGCTGCACCAAGCGCAGCGCGATGAAACGGAGCAAGGCGATGGGGGACGGAAAAAGCGTGCGGTTGGATGGGGCTACCCGGAAGGGTTTGCATTCGCACCGGAAGTGGCATCGTTCGTAGCGAATGGGAGCGGCGATGGTGGGATGCGGCGTGGCAACTGGTCGATCAAGATTGAACCCGTGTCGGAGAGGCAACTGCTGCGACAGTATCCCGCGCGCGCATCTGCGTACCGTGCGGACGCGAGCGACAGGAACCGGTTGCTTCTGCGCAGCCGCAGAGACACCGGCGGACCGGAGGACAATCAGCACTCGGAAGGAACGGTGTCGCCGGACGGTTCCACCGGCACTTCGATCGCGTCGACGGCCCAtccacacagcagcagcgacatTGTGTTCGAAGAGAACGGCAGCCTTTCGTTCCGGCAGATCCTCAAGGGCGACGAGGGCTGGTACGCCTGTGCGGCCATCAACGAGGCGGGCAGCATCGTGAAGAAGATCCACATCAAGGTGATGGCGGACGGGGAGGCGCCAGGGCGCGATTCGGGCAGCCTCGAGTACGAGCAGAACCGGTGGGCCAACCAGCAGTTTATCGTGCTGAACAACGTGTTCACCGTGTCGGCCACCTCGATCGGCATCACGTGGGACGTGACGGACAGTACGTCGCGCATGCAGCTGCGCATGTACTACCGGGTCGCGACGAAACCGGTCGACTACTATCTGTACAACTCGACGTTCAGCAGCGTGCTGACGACGAGCAACCTGAAGGAGCTGACGCTGACCGGGCTGCGGCCGTACAGTGAGTATGAAATCTTCGCCAGCATTCCGGAGGGTTTGGACGGCTCGGTGTCGAACATTAGGCGGGGTCGCACGCTCGATGGGCCGCCGACGGCGCCGCCGGTTGATGTGCGGGTCGGTGTGATCAACACCACGGCCGCGTTTGTCCGCTGGTCACCACCGCCGGTGCATCTGCTCAACGGGGAGCTGACGGGCTACAAG ATTCAAATCAAGTCGAACGCAACCAATAAAGTGTTGGGACAGATGTCGCTCAATTCCTCCACGCAGTCGGTCGTCATCAACAGTCTCACGCCCGGCGCCATGTATATTGCACGCGTTGCCAGTCTAACGGCTGGAGGAATAG GTCCTTACAGCTCGCCAACACCGTTGCACATGGATCCACAAAACATAGTGAG ATCTGACCCAACACCGAGCTACTGGACCGCCTCGTGGATGTCCGGTACGGCTATCGTCGTGCTGTGCGTCGGGCTGATCAGTGCCGCCGTCTTTGCCATCTTCTGGACGGTGCGCAAGAAGCAGAGCGTGAAAGCCTCCTACCCGGGCCCCTCGGTAACGACAATCATCCCGGACAAGCAGCACACGCTCTGGCTGCACGGCAATACGCTCGTGAAGGCGCCCTCCCACTCACTGGACCCCCCGAGCACGTCCGAGTACGCCGAGCTGACCAACAACACGATGCAATCGCAAACGATGGGCAAGATGATGATGGGCGGTGGAAGCATTCCGCCCGAACCGTACGCCACCGTGACGCTGCAGCGTGGCGGCATGATGACACTCGGCGGGCTGGGCGGTCCGAACGGCGGTGGAATGGGCCCGACACTGTCCGAAGAATCGTGCCTGAAGTGCTCGAACGGCAACAGTCCCACGTCGAGCAACGAGTACAATGCGCCGATGCGGGAACCGATCAACATATCGGACgtgttgccgccgccgccggacCATCCGTATGGCACGTACCGGCCACCGAACAACATGACGATTCGCACCAATCCGGCCGCACTGTCGCCGCAGATGATGCGCAAGAACGGCAACGGGGGCAATCAGGGCAGCCAGGGACAGCCACGATGGGACACGCTTCCGCCACCGATCCCGAGCTTCCCCCAGAACTGGATCCGACCGCATccgcaccagcaacagcaacagcagcaccaccatccgGACATGTACAACAACGTGAACGGGACGGAAAACGATTACGAGAGCGGTTCGGTGCTGTACGAGCAGTGCTACCGAACGGGGCCGCCGTCGAGCGGGGGTGCGAGTGCGGGGGGCGGTAGCGCCATGACCGATCCCATGCTGATCGGGGGCAACATTGAGTTCTTCAGCCAGGCGGGCGAACCGACGGAAGAGTTTTACCGCAACGTGAACCAGGAGTTCTCGGACGATATGGGCTTTGAGCCGGCGAGTCCACCGGCACCGTGCCCGGAATCGGTCCCGTTCAACGGGGGCAAGTATCTCGCGTCGTCCTCAAGCGAGAGCCCCATGATGACGGCCCGGAGACACAACCAGGGCGGTCGGGGCGGCTATGCCGGCCACCACATGCAgatgcagcaccagcagcagctccagcaccagcaacagatgcagcagcagcaccaccagcagcagcagcagcaacagcagcagctccacgGACAGAACAGTGTTGAGCACAGCTCGGACGATAGCGACTGCGACTGTGGCAACGGTAGCAACGAGGGACGGTGGGTGCCGCGCACGAAACCCCGTTCGCGGAGTCGCTCGAAATCGACCGATCGAAAGTACAACCGGAATCTCATACGATAA